aatattgtatataaataacttatttttaaaaaattgagtAATGCAAGCGGACATTTTGGGTATATTTCAAGCATAGCATCCTCATTTCCTGGTTAAGTTAAAAGGcttataaaaaaaagaaaggcatTATTCCAATGTCTTCCGCTAATATAGGAGTTGGGGAGAGCAAAGCCAAGGAATCTTGCAGCAAAATAACAGCCACAATGGAGGAGCAGCAGCAGAACGCACTTAGTAAAACTTCCACCTCCCCGTTTCAGTCAAAGCCAATCCGCTGCATCGTCAAACTTGGTATGCAGTCTTAGTGTCTAATCTTTCCTGAGATCTGTGGTTTGTGTAGATTCTATTTGTTTAATTACTAGATTTCTTGGTCATTATCTATATAATTTGCATCCCTTTTAACTCGATTAGCCAAGGGTCCGCAGAATCCAATTCGTTAGCTGAATTAATCAAAAGTAAGTCTCTTTTCAGTAGATGATTCTCCATAATCATGTAATAGCAGAGTCCAAGGTTAATGCTCATTCACCTTCAGAATCTTGTTGTTTAGTTCTTGGATTTGTAATCTGTAGTATTTTTGAAGGGATAGAGTAAAGGAGTGCAGAGAAAACTGTTTCTTTTGAAGATGAGTTCGGATGATAAATAGTACACATTTGAGGGATTCAAGTTTTGTGATGCTTCTGATGCTAGGAAGCTGACAAACCAAGGACATGTTAAGTGATTTATGAGTTGTAAGCCGACGGCCAACCCCAAATAATGTGGATAAAGgtcttcttttgtttgtttgttaaGTTTGGACGTGATTATCTTTTATTGGATATTTAGAGCTCTTTACAATTGGGATAACCAGGAATGAATGCATGTATAAATTGTAATAACCAGAAAAATATGCATATTTATGCTAGTAGTGAACAAATTCCTCCACATATTTTAACATAATTTGCTGGTGTGATATTTATCTCACAGGAGGTGCGGCAATTACTTGCAAGAATGAGCTTGAAACAATAAATGAGAAGAATCTTGACACTGTTTCAAAACAGCTACGGCAAGTGATGTTATCATGTCCGGATTCTGGAAAAGTTCTTGGAATGGATTGGAGTAAGAGGCCAGGAACATCAGAAATGCCAAGTACCATTGATGGATGCTGTGATGAATTTAAAGTagactttgagaaatttgtTGTTGTTCATGGTGCAGGTTAGTGTACATCTTTGTTGAAAAGgcttatgatttttcatttgaCTATTTGTGATGATCCCATTCTTAATTCTCAGCAATTGAAATTGCAAACAGAATAAAAACTACCATTAACTGAAGTTTAATGGAACAGTATTGCTGTTATTAAAAAAGCTTGCAGATAGCTTAAAATTTAGATCTTCGTTTGCAGGTTCATTTGGACACTTCCAAGCTAGCAAATCCGGGGTTCATAAGGGTGGTCTTTGCAAATCCCTTGTCAAGGCTGGTTTTGTTGCAACACGTATTTCTGTAAGATCTAACACTTTTCTGGGATTTTGATATCCAATCATCATAAAGTTATTTGGTAAAATGCtcagattttagattttttgtTCCCACCTTTGATATGCTGAAGATATTGACCTTGTCTGAGTATGCTTTCCAGTGATACTAAAATCCAACTTATAGCTTGACTTTTAGAATTGGCACTCAGGTGACTTCGGCCTTTGACTTGCTAAGTGATAACTAGAGGAATTCACGAAAAGTCAGTTTATTGTTCTTTATAATCATGTGATTGGCTGCTTTTTGTATCCTTCTTCTCTATTGTTGCTATAAAAGATCTTTTCAATTATGATTCTTTAGATTTTGGCTTTCTTTTGCAGGTTACATCCCTGAATCATGAGATTGTTAGGGCTCTAGCAAAAGGTACAACTCCAATTTAATATATCAGCTACATCCCTTTGATGCTTCTTCATTATGTATACGCCTAGCCATTCCAGTGGTAGTTATTCTAGCGACTATCTACCTGCCCATTAAATATGTATAaagatctgattttttttttttggggggggggggggtgttgaGGAGGAGAAGGGGAGGGGTGGTTTGTATTCTGTAGATGTCATCTTGAAGGCAATTAACAAAAATGGCATCAGTAAAGGATGCTAGACGGAGCATGAGAACAAAACTATTTCCTATTGCTGCTGCTAGATTTGATTGAATCAACTTAGCCATCTAATCTTCTGATAGTTGGTCGTGTTTATCATAGGCATTTGTTGATGTTTCCATTTACACATGCAATTTCTGTTGACccagttttcttttgtttgtctCGCAGAGGGTATTCCTTCTATCGGAATGTCTCCATTTTCATGTGGTTGGTTGACGTGTGAAAGAAATGTTAGAAGGCAAAACTTTATTCTGTGAATCTTTTGATATCAAAATTATTCTAGTTGTTACTTTCTCTTGTATTTAGTTGATTGTAGTGAAAACAGATGTCTAATTTTGACTTATACATTTATAGATGGAAGCAGCCAATGTGAGTATGGTAGTTAAGGCTTTGGATTCTGGCTTCGTACCTGTAAGTTAAACTTAAAATCGTGTGACTTGGACTTCTTGTCAATTACACCTTCTGAACATATTGCATTACCTTTTAGAGTTAAATAGAATCCTCTTTGATTTTGAGATGTGAGAAATACTTTGTTGTCAAAAAATCTGTGTTTTGTTTCCCTTTTAAATCTAGGATATTCCTTAATTGTACATGGTCTCCTCATTTATAGTTGTGCTGTGTCTTCTGTAGACCTACAGCtatatttaaaataaagcaATGCTATTGTGACAACTAATTTTAGTAACTCAAAAATTGTATCTCGAGTTCTGTTCTAAGAATCTAATTATGCACTCTGTTATATATAGCTCACTGTAACATATGAAGTTCCTTAGTGGTTTTCTTTATTGACAACTTAAAATGCCCTTTATTAGCGCATAAATTCTGTATTTTAGTAAATGTACAGACATGCTTCTTTCTCCAACCCAATGCTCTAGACCAGGTCACAGTTGATGTATGGGATGATAATTGAGTGACATTATGGTGAACGGCCAATAAGTAGTGCATTATGCATTACCTCAAAAGTGTTGAAAGCATTTGCAATCATGAGACAAGCTCAAACTCTactttaaaaaataagtgaATGAAAACAGGAGAACATTTTTAATGGGCTAAGCTTGTGTTTTACAAGTAAATAATTGTCTCGTGCAGTCATATTACAGTTCCTTCATCTATAAGATTATGGATGACTCGGATCAGATAGCATTTTAGTGTGTAAAATTCA
This portion of the Coffea eugenioides isolate CCC68of chromosome 11, Ceug_1.0, whole genome shotgun sequence genome encodes:
- the LOC113754537 gene encoding isopentenyl phosphate kinase, coding for MSSANIGVGESKAKESCSKITATMEEQQQNALSKTSTSPFQSKPIRCIVKLGGAAITCKNELETINEKNLDTVSKQLRQVMLSCPDSGKVLGMDWSKRPGTSEMPSTIDGCCDEFKVDFEKFVVVHGAGSFGHFQASKSGVHKGGLCKSLVKAGFVATRISVTSLNHEIVRALAKEGIPSIGMSPFSCGWLTCERNMEAANVSMVVKALDSGFVPVLHGDAVLDTSQDCTILSGDVIIRYLAEELKPEFVVFLTDVLGVHDRPPTEPGAVLLREIAVHEDGSWSVVKPNVQDASKQVVVTVAAHDTTGGMVTKISEAAMIAKLGIDVYIVKAATEHSKIALSGDLKHNVPESWLGTIVRPLRQQQ